In the genome of Peromyscus eremicus chromosome 1, PerEre_H2_v1, whole genome shotgun sequence, the window GGGGCATCCGCAGCTGCACTCTGGGCAGAGGCTTGGGGCGTAGGAAGACACCAGGGAAGGGTGGCCAGGGTGAGTCTCTCAGTGCCTTTGGGGAAGCCCGCTGTCCAGGTCGCACCCTGGTCACATACACCTTTGAGGGAGACTTCTCCACAGTCCGGGGAGGTGGAGCTCTCCCCAAGAAGAGGGGCAGGGGGCGTGGGGCCCAATTCAGGGCCCGGGAGTGTCTGGGGgtctgctcatccagaggactgGTTGTAGGTGGGGTAGGGGTGGCTGTAGTCCCGACGGAGGCTGTTGGGGTGGGGGTCCTGTGGCTCTGCCGTAGGGATGCATCAGAGGGCTCCAGACTGTCTAACAGTTCCTGCTCATCCTCATCATCCAGGAAGTCTGTAGAGAGCGTCTGGTAAGCGAGTATCTGGCAGATGGGCTGGGTGGACAGCAGGAATAGGGCACTCACCGTCGGggttgaggaagaggaaggctctaCGTTGaacttcttcttcctcatcttcctccttgtCCATCTTCATGTATTTATAGAACCCAAACCTGGAGGAGAAAGGGCATCAGAGACCTTCCTCACGGAGGCCCCTCCTCCTCGTTCCGATAGGACAAACCCCCACCCCAACCTACCTTTCCAGGTATAGTGGGGATTCGCGGTAGAAGCATTTGTTCTCCGTCTCCATGTGAGTGAGACGGGTGTGGTCATTGGGATAGATGAAGGACAGGTACACCTGCAGGTAGGGCCAAGAGCTCAGGGGTAGGGCTTGGGGGAAAGGGTTGCTCTAGGAAGCCTCTCTCACTGGGCACTTACAAACTGTAGTCCTTGGTATCTGGCTATGGGAAAATCCTTGAGGACATAGGTAGGCGCATAGGTACAGGGCTCCAGTACATTCTCCAGGCTCAGAGGTTCCATCCGAGGAGCTGTAAGTAGAGGGCAGTCAGTCACTTGGTGGCCTGGGCCTCACCCCGCTCCATCCCCACCCTCCTCTGGAGCCTCCTCTCACTGAGGAAGAAGGTGTCCCTGGGATCTGGCCGCAGCATGTCGGCACTGGGTTCCTCGTGTGCTGGGTATCCCCCTACATAGCTGGCGGGAGACTGAGGCACATGGGTCACATGGTCCATCTTCAGAGATGACTCATCTGAGAGTAGAAGGATGTCTGGAGCTTCAGCCTACCCTTCACCATCCCCATGCTGAGCCCATCAGAACCCAGCCATTCCCCTGAGGAAGGACCCAGCCCGCACCTGTGTACAGGGAAATGTGAGCAGAGCCAATGATCTCGAACTTCAGACCAGGCAGGAAAGCTCGCCACTGGGGGTGTGGGGATAGGAAAGAGGTTGGGTCGTGGTAGGTGGTGTTCCTTAGTTCGGGGGTGAGGGACTAGAGAGCGAAAATCCTCAAAGGATGTAAGAAGCTTTGTgggtagagagggagggaggcggcATCTGATATAAGGCCCAAAAGGTTGAGGGGTTCAAGGGACAGATCCAGACCCCATCCACCttcatcccctccctccctctttccaacAAGGATTGCCAGTTATAACTTATTATCCCATTTTCTCTCTGGTTTTTGCATGTTGCCTTCCTGGGGTCTCTGCTGAACTCTTCCTCAGCCCCAGACCTAGGATCTGCCGCCAGATGGCTTCCCCATAGCCCAGCTCCATGGCTGCTCCTGAGTCTCCTTACAGATGTGTTCCTCTGTTAATCTGGGGCTCCTGGGGGGCTAACTCTGCACTTCCGTAGCCAGCTTGTCCTAGACCTTTGTACCAACACCTCTGCTTCCCTAGGACCATCGAAACCCTGAGTCTCATCTCTACCGAGGTAGATACGTAATATCCCATGGTGCTGAGGTTGAGAACCCCCCCTCCTACTGAGGTCACTGTTCCTCATCCTCCGGGCTCTTCCATCTTGCTGAGGAACCTTTCTCCCTACCTCCCAGCTACATGTCTTTCTTCCCTGTGATGGCTGATACTGATTTTCAACCTGACAGGATCTAAAATCACTGGAGGCAAACTCTGGGCATGTCGgtgagggattttctagatgGGGTTAATTGGGGGAGAAGACCTACCCTAaaatgtgggcagtaccattccatgGACTGGGGTCCAAAActgaatagaaaggagaaagtgagctgagcaccagcgttcatctctctctgttccagACTGCAGATGCAATCTAAGCGGctacctcacactcctgccaggACTCCCCCTCCGTGATGGgctgcaccctcaaactgtgagctaaaacaaacccttccttaagTCGCTTCTTGTCAGGTACTTTGTGACAGTGATAGTCATGGCAATAAAAAGGTAACAATACACTTTCCATTTCTTGGCTTCCCGTTgttccacagaggccagaggggccCCTGGCAGGCAAACCTCATTGCCCCTCTCACACGACAGTCTGAGCAGTTCAGCACAGCATTACAGCTCAGGCCTGGCCTGGCCACCAGACTTCTTGGAGTCTCAGAAGATGCTAGAAGATGGGGGCCAGTTCTCCAGGTACAGCATTTACATGTTGTGCTTCCTGCTGTACACTCTCTCCCCCACGTCTCCTGGTGAAGGGCCACTTTTCAGTGCAGCCCCTCCGAGCATCCAGCAGGCACAACGTGCCCTCTTGACCCTGGCCCATGTCCCTGCATATCTGCTTTATTTCCTAGACTGGAAATCCCTTTGGGTTGTGGACCACCCTGCAGTGCCTGTCCATTAAGGACATGGGAAGTGGATGGGAGGAGAGCTGTGGTCTTTGGGGCTCCTCCAGAGGGCAGGCCACACTCACACCCACTTCCACATGGTCTGAGCCCTTGTCGTCTTGCTTGTGAAGCAGTTCGAAGTAGTATCTCCGGGAGGCCATGAGCCTGTGGACATAAGGAGTCGGGGTTGTCTCCCACCAAACAGATGAAGAGCCCAGAGAGTGAAGAAAGACTCTCACATCCCTCTGGGATGGTCCCTCAGGAGGAGGATGCTTGTGTAATATGGGCAAGGGTGACACCCAGCCTCCCTCTCACATGCcaacacgcacgcgcgcgcgcacgcacacacacacacacacacacacacacacacacacacgatgcatgCACCCTCACTCACCGCCGCGGCTTAGAcacctgggaactgaacttagtgAATTCTCCCGGTGCTGTCCACTCAGAGCCAGTCTAGGGGTGACACAAGGAAGGGGTAGAAGCGTGATCACATTTTCCTCGTGGGCATCTGACACATTCAGTCTGTATTTTCAAGAGGCTGCAGGAGGCCCAGTGAAGACAGACATGGTGCAGACAGAGCGAGGAAGGAGGGCAGAACCTACCTTGCCCACAAAGGCTACAAGCTGGGCAGCTGCTGGGCTCTCGTCCAAGCTCAGCCAGAACTCAGAGTTGTCATCCGAAGCCACGGAGAACTGGATGTCTCCTAGTCCACAGGACACAGGCGCAGTAAGCCGGACTGTTCGAGGCATCTTGCCCCTGGCATACCCCACCTACTCACCATCTCTGGCTGGGTGGATGAAGCCAAAAATCCGGAGTCCGTAGTTCTTCCACTTAGGGGACACGGCTAACTTTGTCACAGTGGTGCGAGTCTGCCGGTAGGGCAACAACCATTGACTCACAGCTCATCACATGCCGTGCCCGCTCTGCCCACCCGTCCTTTCCTGAGGTACTCACATGAGGAAACAGCGGGAAGTGCAGGTTCCTTCTCAAGTGGCCCACAGCACCCCCACACCAGTCCTCAAATACGTGCAGGTTCACCTGTCCCTTGAACTAGGGGCCGGAGGGGACTTGAGCTGTTACACAGCCTGCTTCACCCCTccgcccagcccagcccagcccagccccacccAACCCAACAGAGCTCACCTCTTCCCGCCATGGAGGTGTCTGGTGAGTGAGGTTCAATGGTGGTGGCTTTCTAGCTCCTCCAGGAAACAGCATGTTTGGGACCCGCCCCTCAGGCTGCAGGAAAGGGTAGCCATGTTAGCATTCTAAAGGCAGGAAGTGTCACAACTGCACAGTCCAtctaggtatacacacacacacacaccaaagcagAACTTCATGGTCCCCCTTTTGCATATCACCTAAGTACTCTCCACATAGACACCCTCAGCAAGCTTGCCCAGGTAGGTAGGTATGATGCACTGACAGGATGCACAACATAAGCAGATCATCGATTGCTACCCAGACACAGCATCCAGGCTGGGATGCTGAAGCTCACATACAACCCATGGCTCTAGCTATCCATGGCCTAAGCCTAAGATACAACAGTGGCCTCTCGTGCAGTTTTTTCCTGGTCACTGCTTACCACTTGCTCCTCTTCATGACTTTCACTGGAGTCCTCTGCCCTCTGCGTGGACGATCCCACTCGGACACCCCTGCTGTCTGTCACACCAGTCAGCTTCTCACTATCTGCAGAGAGCATGTGAAGTGTCAGGCCCCAGACTCTCTCTAAGGTTAGCATCTTTgttgtggggaggggtggggacgGGAAGAGTTGCTGAAGCTCCTGCACTTCTGATCCTTCATTTTGGGGCCCCTCTAGAACCCACCTAGAGTGGGAAGTGCAAAGCAAGAGTCCCTCTCCAGCTCTTTTCCAGTCCTGGAGGACAGATGGAAGCAGGACTATACGCACACTCAGGATACTGTGAAACTACACACGCTCACCCCCATCTGGTGATCTTCTGAAGGGCTTTGCCTTGGGTAGAACTGCAGATGGCCTGGCACCCTCGATGCCTTGCCCATGTGCTAGGGTGCCTGCCTCCTGACTCTCCCCAGATCTTATGAAGACATGTCCACAACTGCCCCTCTAGTTTGGGGTAGAACACCCCTGTACCTTGTTTCAGCCCACTTCCTGGACCTTCTCCCTAAGCTTCAAGCCCACGTCATTCCTAGGTGTCCACTCTTCTGGACTTGAGTCTTCAAAGACAGGAAGTTTCACTTTATCGCAGTCCTGTCTCTCCTGGTGCtcccagtgagagacactggatcCAGGAACCCTTCCTGTTTCAAACTAGGCTTTGCATCCACATCGACCCCTCGGCGCAGAGCTCAGAAGCTAGGCTCTTGTTTGGGTACAGACGGGCCCAAACTGTCTCTAGGTGAGGGGTTGCCTGTGGTCTCTTCTCTTGAAATTCCTGTGGTACCTCTCACTTGCTCTACATTCTCAATCCTTTCCTGACCAGCCAGGAAGTGAACAACAGACTCGCTTGGTCAAATTCCCAGAGCCTGGCTTGGATAGCCTGGTCTGGATACCCACAGCCCCTCCAGCTAAGCCCAGGCATCTGGCATACGGGGAGCCTTCCGTAGTGGGGTTTCAGCCCAGGCCACTATCACCATCTTGCAGGAGCTAAGCCTCAGCACAGAGGGCGTGCAGACAGGCTTCTGCCCCAATCTCACTTGTGGAAATCTGGAAGCACAGACTGCTGGACACCCACTGAATGTTGCCTGCACTGAAGACTGACTACATGGTCAGGAAAGCCTTAGACACATGCAGCTGCTCAGCTTCTCACAAGCCGTGTAGTGCCTGGTGGGATCCCAGGTGGCCAGACAAGAGGTGGGGCTTCAGCCCAGAGTAAAGTCCATGTGGCCGGGACCCCatctgtgcagcccaggctgcttcTAGCAGTGCCACTGGGCAGCACTGGTCTTCCAGGAGCCAGGAGAGATCCTACCCACCCAGGAGGAATCAGAGCCAGCTGCCCTAATGATCCAACCTTCAGCAGTGGGCCTCCCTGTCTTCACCCCTTCCTGGTTGGTCTCAGGATCACATTGCTCAGGAAGTTAGCCGGGAGGAAGGGAGGCCTGTGGCTGTTGAGAAACCCACAAGGGGAGCTGATAGGGGCTGGGTTTATTGGGTACTAGGTCAGCTCTGGGTCCAGACCTATCAGCTCACAgctgagacaaggcttctcttaGGGATAGATAGAGATGTGCCAGGGTATCTTGAAGATGTCACAGTTATAAGGTACATGGATTGGGATGACCCATAGACTTTCTTTGGGGCTGGGATCTGTCTCAGATCCTTGGCCCTGGATCTGGTGGAAGATGTATGGAAGCGGGTGTCCAGGTGCATGCGGAGGCAAAGGACCTTCTGCAGGTTAGAGACAGGAGCAGGCTGAACAGGGAGTTTGGGATCCATCAGGTGGAGTGGACCAGGACGTCACAAGTCAGTGTCTTTCAGAGGACAGACACTTGCTACCTTCCTCCTTATATCCTCAGCTCACCAGCCTCCTTCACAAGGATCAGAGACAGCCTGGCTGGGCTCTATCCAGCTTGGTTGGGCTTCTCGGATCCATTCCCTGGTCTTTTTCTACCTAGCTGTTACTGACGCCCACCCTGCTCTGGAACTTTTTCACCGAAGTGTGGGTCAATGGCCACCATCTCCAGAGGTTCTCCCCTGCTTCTAGCCCACCAGGCTCGCCAGGCCTGAGCTGCTTTGTACATCCTCTACCCACTCTTACTTAAATGTGCAGACTACAAGCATTTACTCAAGTTAGCACTGATCCCTAGCACATAGGCATCTCAGTCCACAGTCACAGGTGTACCCAGGGTTTCCAACTGTGTTGGCCACTCTAGGCAGCTGGATCCCTCAACGCCAcccttaccccccacccccagcagacaaggaaactgaggccctgctAAGTAGGCAAGGGCCTGCCAGGCCTCTTGGCTAAGGGCACGGGTGCCCGCAATAGCCCACCGTTAACTCCATCACTACTGGGTCTAAGCCAGATTCCAGGGTCAGAAAAGGTTAGGGATGCGCCCCAAGAGGGTCCCCGGCGTTACTGCTGACGTCATCGGGAGTCCCGCCGAAGAGAGCCGCGACCCCTCCCCCAATATAGCGGAGCTGGGAGGAGCACGGCAGCAGGGGCTCTGGGCAGTCAGACCCCCCCGCGCCTTGGGAGGCCCGGGCCCTCACGCCGCGCGCCCTCGCGTACCTCGCCCGTAGCCCAGCCGCTGGCGCAGCGCGCGGCCCGGGCGCACCAGGCTCCGGTGCACGTACGTGAGCCACGCGGCGCAGgtgagcagcagcaacagcagcagcagcttcatCTGCTTGCGGACCTTCTTCACCGGGAACCACGGCATCGCGACGCCACACTCAGAGGCGTCGCTGCGGCCCCCCGGCCCCGCCTGCCCCGCCCCACATCCCCCGGCCCACCCTGCTGCGCTCAGCGCCTGCAGCCTCGCATGGCCCTTTGTCCGCCGCCGGGACTACGGGATTCGGTCGCGACGCCCGGGCTGCTCGGGCCGCGGTCGGGGTGGGCGGTGGGAGCGGCTCTTCGAGGCGCTCCCCCGCCCGCCCCTCCCGGCTGCTTAAGCTCCTCCGGCCGCCGCGGGACCGAGCAGCATCCACGCTGCGGTGCTACCCACCGTGAAACGGGACCGGCGGCCGCGTGGCTAGAGCCAATCGGCCGCGGCCAGCCTGCGCACAACCAATCCGTGATGCTCGGAGGCGGGGCGGCGCGTTAGGGTGTGCCAGTGGTCCTCACGACGCGCGCACTTACCTGGTCTGCGCCGGCCGCGCGCCCGGGGATGCGGGGGTTGTGGGTACCGAATCCGCGGGGAGGGACACCAGGGACGTTCAGGGAGAGGGATGTAAGAGGTCGCTGTCACCGTGGAGGCCGTGGCGGGGGTGAGGGGTGCTGCGGGAAGACGGCTATGTGTCTGGGAAAACCTTAGGGATAATGAGCACGCAGAGAAAGCTTGTGGACCAAAGAGGAGCTCAGCTTAGGTCTCAGTCGGACTTGAACTAGGTTGGGATGTTCTAGTTCGTTTAGCTGTGATGGAGGACAGGTGGGTGGAGGGTGGTTCTGTCGAGATTGCTTCTGTTGTGTACTCTGTTTGCTTTCTTGCTGGCGCATCTAAACCCGCCTGACTACCGCGGCTCTTCTACCTTGCCACCAGTCGGTTCTTCTTGAGGTTCCAGCCTATTGACCACAGTACTTCAGTTGGTGTAGCAGAAGCTGCTGCGAGCCTGCAGAACTCGTGGGTTAGGAATGTGGACTGGGCATTTGAATagtctcccctcctccctgatgTCATGGCCTTAAGTGGAAAGATGCCATTGGCACGGGGTGGAATCGCTCAGAGACCTTCTCACCCTGGAGTGGTTGTGCCCCAGCGGAGATGACTGGGCACCTTCCTGTGCCTGTTCTAAGGGGTGGCCTCCAGCTCAGCAGTGGAGCTACCCCATACCACATGCATCACTGTCAACCCACTGGTCCTGTTTGGGAGGTtgcttggctctttttttttctttgtctttcttttttgttgttgttttttgttttgttttgttttgagacagggtctccctatgttgccttagctggcctggagctcttggacatccacctgcctctgcctcctgagtgctgggattaaaggcgggtgccaccatgcctgcctggcttgTCTTTTGTTTTAACATTGCCCTACCatcactgtgtatatatatatatatctccttggGACATAAAAACAAATTGGTTACATTTCTATCCTTACAAAGgggttttttaaaaacaaaaacaaaaaactttcttCCAACCATCAGCTGCTGCTCTCACCAGACAGCGGTCcgtttcacacacatgcacacaccccctTCCACGTCACATGGTTGTAGCTGCTTTTGTATCTTCATAGTCATTCAGCTAAGAGACATTACTCAGTATTTTACAGCTGGAAGACTAGTAACAAGAGATAAGGTCTTTGCTTCTGTGGCTGGAAGCATGTTTTACTGGGCAGACACAAAATAAGCAACGCTTTAAAGAAAGCAGATGTTGGGAAGCAGGTACTGGCAAAGAAGTGTGTGGGACTCTTCGTTGGTCCCCAGCTAGGGAATTTCCTCTGTTCATCTGGAATCCAGCAAGTAGGGTAAAGGGTGGTGGCAGAGCAATTGAGTAGGCAATCTTTGACCAGCTAGCCAGCTGTTCCTCTTGCTAACACATCTCACTATGACCACATCTCACCCCAACCATGGAGGGAAGTGTTCCAGTCTAACCAAGCTGACAAAAAGACAATAGCCCTCCTGATGAAAGTGTGCATgaactcttaaaaaaacaaaaaactgtttacTTAAgaagtttttaattgttttatgtgtatgggtgttttgcctgtgtgcatgcctggtgcaccatctgtgtgcctggtgcccacagaggccagaaaagggtgttgaatCTCCTGGATGACTGCCAGGAGGTAAgtggccatgtgagtgctg includes:
- the B4galnt4 gene encoding N-acetyl-beta-glucosaminyl-glycoprotein 4-beta-N-acetylgalactosaminyltransferase 1; the protein is MPWFPVKKVRKQMKLLLLLLLLTCAAWLTYVHRSLVRPGRALRQRLGYGRDSEKLTGVTDSRGVRVGSSTQRAEDSSESHEEEQVPEGRVPNMLFPGGARKPPPLNLTHQTPPWREEFKGQVNLHVFEDWCGGAVGHLRRNLHFPLFPHTRTTVTKLAVSPKWKNYGLRIFGFIHPARDGDIQFSVASDDNSEFWLSLDESPAAAQLVAFVGKTGSEWTAPGEFTKFSSQVSKPRRLMASRRYYFELLHKQDDKGSDHVEVGWRAFLPGLKFEIIGSAHISLYTDESSLKMDHVTHVPQSPASYVGGYPAHEEPSADMLRPDPRDTFFLTPRMEPLSLENVLEPCTYAPTYVLKDFPIARYQGLQFVYLSFIYPNDHTRLTHMETENKCFYRESPLYLERFGFYKYMKMDKEEDEEEEVQRRAFLFLNPDDFLDDEDEQELLDSLEPSDASLRQSHRTPTPTASVGTTATPTPPTTSPLDEQTPRHSRALNWAPRPLPLFLGRAPPPRTVEKSPSKVYVTRVRPGQRASPKALRDSPWPPFPGVFLRPKPLPRVQLRMPPHPPRTQGYRTSGPKITELKPPVRAQTTQGGPEGQLHGQGLMVPTVDLNSSVETQPVTSFLSLSQVSRPQLPGEGEEGEDDGAPGDEATSEDSEEEEEQAAGRPLGRWREDAIDWQRTFSVGAMDFELLRSDWNDLRCNVSGNLQLPEAEAVDVVAQYMERLNARHGGRFSLLRIVNVEKRRDSARGSRFLLELELQERGGGRQRLSEYVFLRLPGARIGDEDGESPEPPPAPSIRSDSRPELCRPLHLAWRQDVMVHFIVPVKNQARWVVQFLADMTALHVHTGDSHFNIILVDFESEDMDVERALRAARLPRYQYLRRTGNFERSAGLQTGVDAVEDPSSIVFLCDLHIHFPPNILDSIRKHCVEGKLAFAPVVMRLGCGSSPWNPHGYWEVNGFGLFGIYKSDFDRVGGMNTEEFRDQWGGEDWELLDRVLQAGLEVERLRLRHFYHHYHSKRGMWATRSRKGARTQRP